One Fibrobacter sp. UWEL DNA window includes the following coding sequences:
- a CDS encoding four helix bundle protein, which translates to MRNSVLRDKGFAFAIRVVRLYGFLTKEKCEFILSKQILRSGTSIGANVTEASYAQSRPDFFAKIGIAKKEAAETLYWLELLKETDYINARQYESMYEDCNELLKMLVSISKRNNAKNDNSSFITHHS; encoded by the coding sequence ATGAGGAATAGCGTATTGAGGGATAAAGGTTTTGCTTTCGCTATCAGGGTCGTTAGACTCTATGGTTTTCTTACCAAAGAGAAATGTGAATTCATTTTATCTAAACAAATACTCAGAAGCGGAACAAGCATAGGTGCGAATGTTACGGAAGCGTCGTACGCGCAAAGTCGTCCAGATTTCTTTGCGAAAATAGGAATAGCCAAAAAAGAAGCTGCAGAAACCTTGTATTGGCTTGAATTGCTAAAAGAAACAGATTACATAAACGCTAGGCAATACGAATCAATGTATGAGGATTGCAATGAACTACTGAAAATGTTGGTTTCCATTTCCAAGAGAAACAACGCTAAAAATGACAACTCGTCATTCATAACTCATCATTCGTAA